One Chloroflexota bacterium DNA window includes the following coding sequences:
- the cas10 gene encoding type III-B CRISPR-associated protein Cas10/Cmr2, giving the protein MSHLLLITIGPVQDFIASARRTRDLWFGSWLLSELSKAAAQSIYQAKGNLIFPYPTDSDQDLEANSAFNVPNKILAEVEGDVKTIADAAKNGLDTRLNEIRNGAFAKVTGAFDQARANDQINALMEFNWVALPLGTDYAKTREQLEHLMAARKNTRNFSEVTWGTRAPKSSIDGERESVIDEKYYPPAGMANTSPEYAKIVTRLYRDYGINVGERLSGVDILKRHGQKGADSRFPSTSHMAAIPVFNYLLGMNTKEQSKNKVAQSWDTYIANLNTIPAAQEYIRNEVTPKSQDIFKDYDGSLLFAERFNDALVGDDLKNAQKYLHDFLKPFLDTTTPIPYYAILHADGDAMGKFINATHRMDEHQDISEKLTRFAGNVKLIVEKHQGALVYSGGDDVLAFLPLTSSFEIQESDNKRFATVFDCAAELADEFKQKLANSMVSLSVGIAIVHHLEPLSDALDLARKAEQKAKAVTGKNALAINLSKRGGADRIIAGSWAKPEGQFSLYERLTHLIELHQAEQIPLGFAFELHDLSIRLKDLPANIFHAEAKRIIERKHTSNGKKVKDTIAGQLLKMIDDLLLDQNTKPHSGIQQFADEVIIAEFIAKAQKLANGN; this is encoded by the coding sequence ATGTCGCATTTATTACTAATCACGATTGGTCCAGTTCAAGATTTCATCGCCAGTGCTCGCCGAACCCGCGACCTCTGGTTTGGTTCGTGGCTGCTCAGCGAGTTGTCCAAAGCGGCGGCACAAAGCATTTATCAAGCTAAAGGTAATTTGATCTTTCCTTATCCAACCGATTCTGACCAAGATTTAGAGGCAAATAGTGCTTTCAATGTACCCAACAAAATTCTGGCCGAGGTAGAGGGCGATGTCAAAACGATTGCTGACGCAGCCAAAAATGGCTTGGATACCCGCTTGAACGAAATTCGTAACGGGGCATTTGCAAAAGTAACTGGTGCGTTTGATCAAGCCCGAGCCAATGACCAAATCAATGCTTTGATGGAATTCAATTGGGTTGCCCTGCCCTTAGGGACTGATTATGCGAAAACTCGCGAGCAGCTTGAACACCTGATGGCAGCTCGCAAAAATACTCGTAATTTTAGCGAGGTGACGTGGGGCACTCGTGCTCCAAAATCCTCAATCGATGGCGAACGTGAATCGGTGATTGATGAAAAATACTATCCCCCTGCTGGGATGGCGAATACCTCGCCAGAATACGCCAAAATCGTGACTAGGCTCTATCGTGATTATGGAATCAACGTTGGTGAACGTTTATCAGGCGTTGATATTCTTAAACGTCATGGTCAAAAAGGTGCCGATTCAAGATTTCCAAGCACCTCGCATATGGCTGCTATACCTGTTTTTAATTATTTGCTTGGAATGAATACCAAAGAGCAAAGTAAAAATAAGGTAGCCCAATCGTGGGATACATACATTGCTAATTTAAATACTATTCCTGCGGCACAAGAATATATTCGCAATGAAGTTACTCCCAAATCACAGGATATTTTTAAAGATTATGATGGTTCGCTCCTCTTTGCTGAACGTTTTAATGATGCTTTGGTAGGGGATGATCTGAAGAATGCTCAAAAATATCTGCATGATTTCTTAAAACCATTTCTTGATACTACAACTCCGATTCCCTACTATGCCATTCTGCATGCTGATGGTGATGCGATGGGGAAATTTATTAATGCGACCCATAGAATGGATGAACATCAAGACATTTCTGAAAAATTAACTAGATTTGCGGGAAATGTTAAGTTGATCGTGGAGAAACATCAAGGAGCCTTAGTCTATTCGGGCGGCGATGACGTTTTAGCATTTTTACCACTAACAAGTAGCTTTGAAATTCAAGAAAGTGACAATAAACGTTTCGCAACAGTTTTTGATTGTGCTGCTGAATTAGCTGATGAGTTCAAACAAAAACTTGCTAATTCAATGGTATCACTCTCGGTTGGCATTGCGATTGTGCATCACCTCGAGCCATTATCCGATGCCTTAGATTTAGCGCGTAAGGCTGAGCAGAAAGCCAAAGCTGTAACAGGTAAAAATGCGCTGGCAATCAACCTCAGCAAACGCGGCGGCGCAGATCGAATTATCGCCGGATCGTGGGCTAAACCTGAGGGTCAGTTTTCGTTATATGAACGACTGACGCACCTAATCGAGTTACATCAAGCCGAGCAAATTCCCCTCGGCTTTGCCTTTGAACTGCACGATTTATCTATTCGCCTAAAAGACTTGCCCGCCAACATTTTTCACGCCGAAGCCAAACGAATCATCGAGCGCAAGCATACAAGCAACGGTAAAAAAGTTAAGGATACTATTGCAGGGCAATTACTCAAAATGATTGATGATTTGTTATTAGATCAAAATACCAAGCCTCATTCTGGTATTCAACAATTTGCTGATGAAGTCATTATTGCCGAATTTATTGCTAAAGCACAGAAGCTCGCCAATGGAAATTAA
- the cmr1 gene encoding type III-B CRISPR module RAMP protein Cmr1 yields MNRKPTIDAPDLENYQLPNQFTVGEHTYITETRSYKLITPLFGGGIEAGVNDPITPIRASGIRGQLRFWWRAIRGGGYSSIDDLRAKEAEIWGSANTNSDSKKNRQLFRSVQINVTEVIHTQNEKKKYEITPYEVIKKDGKYSVTITRNNPIPRYAVFPLQPTTEEAQEIKDNKQDKRIKKLTHNIHFDLEITYHESFELEIQSALWAWETFGGVGGRTRRGFGSIKRLDNLTYPKTIKDFRQWLIKNFENYSVLTYLHEKLPQLNINNPIRFMIFYKTKKQGLFGMWRDLIEQLKYFRQAKNTDGTSLWPEPNQIRRITKQYLKHHNPDNVQANPQYKIIKAFPRAQFGLPIIFQFKGNRYGSNRKDLDPRPTTLGLVNPNDSTKDNERLASPLILKTFQCTNGDSIGLAFILSGSELAPKMELALKASGHPISPKSEDLRFLLEEDEKIDIGISEVKGNILESFLAYLDKKMPK; encoded by the coding sequence ATGAATCGTAAACCAACTATTGATGCACCGGATCTGGAAAATTATCAATTACCCAATCAATTTACTGTTGGCGAACATACCTATATCACCGAAACCCGCAGCTACAAGCTGATCACCCCATTATTTGGTGGCGGCATCGAGGCTGGAGTGAATGACCCAATCACGCCTATTCGTGCTAGTGGCATTCGCGGCCAATTGCGCTTTTGGTGGCGAGCTATTCGCGGCGGCGGCTATAGCTCAATTGATGATTTACGGGCAAAAGAGGCTGAGATTTGGGGTAGTGCTAATACAAATAGTGATTCGAAGAAAAATCGACAACTTTTTAGATCGGTGCAAATTAACGTTACTGAGGTTATTCATACTCAAAATGAAAAAAAGAAGTATGAAATTACTCCATACGAAGTCATAAAAAAAGATGGTAAGTACTCAGTCACTATAACTCGAAACAATCCTATTCCTAGATATGCAGTATTCCCACTACAACCAACTACTGAGGAAGCACAAGAGATAAAAGATAACAAACAAGATAAGCGCATTAAAAAACTTACCCATAATATCCATTTTGATTTAGAGATTACATATCACGAAAGTTTTGAACTTGAAATTCAATCTGCATTATGGGCATGGGAGACATTTGGTGGAGTTGGTGGTCGTACCCGACGTGGATTTGGTTCGATCAAAAGACTTGATAATCTTACATATCCTAAAACTATAAAGGATTTCAGACAATGGCTTATTAAAAATTTTGAAAATTACAGTGTACTAACATATCTGCATGAAAAATTGCCTCAACTAAATATTAATAACCCTATTCGATTTATGATCTTTTATAAAACAAAAAAACAAGGTTTATTTGGAATGTGGAGGGATTTGATAGAACAATTGAAATATTTTCGGCAAGCAAAAAATACTGATGGAACAAGTCTTTGGCCTGAACCAAATCAGATTCGTAGAATTACAAAACAATATCTTAAGCATCATAATCCAGATAATGTTCAAGCAAATCCGCAGTATAAGATAATCAAGGCATTCCCTCGTGCCCAGTTTGGATTACCAATCATTTTTCAGTTTAAAGGTAATAGATATGGATCTAATAGGAAAGATTTAGATCCTCGTCCTACAACTCTTGGATTAGTAAATCCCAATGATTCAACAAAAGATAATGAGCGTTTAGCCAGCCCACTTATCTTAAAAACCTTCCAATGTACAAATGGAGATAGCATAGGGTTAGCATTTATTTTATCAGGAAGTGAACTAGCGCCAAAAATGGAGCTAGCACTGAAGGCTAGTGGCCATCCTATATCTCCAAAATCAGAAGATCTTAGGTTTTTGTTGGAAGAAGATGAAAAAATTGATATAGGTATTAGTGAGGTAAAAGGCAATATCCTTGAATCATTTTTAGCTTATCTTGATAAAAAAATGCCGAAATAA
- a CDS encoding DUF3656 domain-containing protein yields the protein MSEQRRFSKPEVMSPAGYWPQLHAAIEAGADAVYFGLKHFTARAKVGFTLSELPDVMRTLHQRGVRGFVTFNTLVFEHELREATRSLAAIAEAGADAVIVQDIGIAQLARQIAPEMEVHGSTQMSITSAEGVDLARRFGANRVVLARELSLAEIAAIRQATDCELEMFVHGALCVSYSGQCFSSEAWGGRSANRGQCAQACRLPYQLLVDGKHKPLADARYLLSPGDLYAVPLMHDIIKLGISSLKIEGRYKDADYVALTTSAYRKAVDEAWAGLPLSITPAEELQLEQVYSRGLGTFFIGGTNHQTVVNGRAPRHRGVLIGMVSDIYGERIVLKPHENHAIAPLKAGDGVVFDAANWRSPEEREEGGRIYGIEALPTGEIELRFGPQAIKPNRIRIGDLIWRSHDPELDRAAKPFLEAAAPVAKQPLQVHVVAHEGQPLQLTWTVSNYPQFSVTVQSPEPLPCSQNRALTNEFLFDQASRLGNTAYSLAEMSVDISGQPFVPSSLLNNLRRQAIEQLSALQAAAPTRQIQAPLEVLAQAQQAVQVAPSLSNAPQLHILVRTPEQLQAAIAAKPASITLDYLELYGLKPAVELVQAHGITVRVASPRVLKPSEQRIIHFLLKLGCEIVVRSTGLLEALRQEQHPALIGDFSLNAANSITANTLLELGLERITPTHDLNAAQVAALAEQLGSAAVEVIAYQHLPVFHTEHCVFCRFLSNGTSFKDCGHPCEKHRVELRDLNGRAHPVMADVGCRNTVFGAEAQTAVEHLDAWRAAGIVHYRLEFVHETAEQVEAIIAAFDRTLQGQQPSSVLAEQLRKAAPQGITQGSLFIPNDYLRVPLMQ from the coding sequence ATGAGCGAACAACGCCGTTTTTCCAAGCCCGAAGTGATGAGTCCGGCGGGCTATTGGCCGCAGTTGCACGCCGCAATCGAAGCAGGTGCAGATGCGGTTTATTTTGGTTTGAAGCATTTTACCGCCCGTGCCAAGGTGGGTTTTACGCTCAGCGAGTTGCCCGACGTGATGCGTACCCTGCATCAACGTGGTGTGCGCGGCTTTGTGACCTTCAATACCTTGGTGTTCGAACACGAATTGCGCGAAGCCACCCGCTCGTTGGCAGCGATTGCCGAGGCTGGAGCCGATGCGGTGATTGTGCAAGATATTGGCATCGCCCAGCTTGCCCGCCAAATCGCCCCCGAAATGGAAGTGCATGGCAGCACCCAAATGAGCATCACCAGCGCTGAAGGGGTTGACTTAGCGCGGCGGTTTGGAGCTAATCGGGTGGTTTTGGCCCGTGAATTATCGCTTGCTGAAATTGCGGCAATTCGCCAAGCCACCGATTGCGAGCTAGAAATGTTTGTCCATGGGGCGTTGTGTGTCTCATATTCTGGCCAATGTTTCTCCTCAGAAGCTTGGGGCGGGCGCAGTGCCAATCGTGGCCAATGTGCTCAAGCTTGTCGTTTGCCCTACCAATTGTTGGTTGATGGCAAACATAAACCCTTGGCCGATGCCCGGTATTTGCTCTCGCCAGGCGATTTGTATGCTGTGCCCTTGATGCACGATATTATCAAATTGGGCATTTCGTCGCTGAAAATCGAAGGCCGCTACAAAGATGCCGATTATGTGGCCTTGACTACCAGCGCCTATCGCAAGGCGGTTGATGAGGCTTGGGCTGGCTTGCCCTTGAGCATCACGCCCGCCGAAGAGTTGCAATTAGAGCAAGTCTATTCGCGTGGCTTAGGCACATTTTTCATCGGCGGAACCAATCATCAAACCGTGGTCAATGGCCGTGCGCCGCGTCACCGTGGCGTATTAATCGGTATGGTCAGCGATATCTATGGCGAACGGATTGTGCTCAAGCCCCACGAAAATCATGCTATTGCCCCGCTCAAGGCTGGCGATGGCGTAGTGTTTGATGCCGCCAATTGGCGCAGCCCTGAAGAACGTGAAGAAGGTGGGCGAATTTATGGCATCGAAGCCTTGCCAACTGGCGAAATTGAGCTACGTTTCGGCCCGCAAGCGATCAAACCCAACCGCATTCGCATTGGCGATTTGATTTGGCGTAGCCACGACCCTGAGCTTGATCGCGCTGCTAAGCCGTTTTTAGAGGCCGCCGCGCCTGTCGCCAAACAACCTTTGCAGGTGCATGTTGTAGCCCACGAAGGCCAGCCTTTACAATTAACCTGGACGGTCAGCAATTATCCTCAATTCAGCGTAACCGTGCAATCGCCTGAGCCATTGCCATGCTCACAAAACCGCGCCTTGACCAATGAATTTCTGTTTGATCAAGCCAGTCGTTTGGGCAACACCGCCTACAGTTTGGCCGAAATGAGCGTCGATATTAGTGGCCAGCCGTTTGTGCCAAGTTCGTTGCTGAACAACCTGCGCCGCCAAGCAATCGAGCAACTTAGTGCGTTGCAAGCCGCCGCACCAACGCGCCAGATTCAAGCGCCACTTGAGGTTTTGGCCCAAGCGCAACAAGCGGTTCAAGTAGCACCAAGCCTCAGCAATGCTCCCCAATTGCATATTTTGGTGCGCACGCCTGAGCAATTGCAAGCTGCGATCGCCGCCAAACCAGCCAGCATCACCCTCGATTATTTGGAATTGTATGGCTTGAAGCCAGCGGTTGAATTAGTTCAAGCTCATGGAATTACGGTGCGCGTGGCTAGCCCACGGGTGCTCAAACCTAGCGAGCAGCGGATTATTCACTTTTTGCTCAAGCTTGGCTGCGAAATTGTAGTCCGTTCAACGGGCTTGCTCGAAGCCTTGCGCCAAGAACAACACCCAGCCTTGATTGGCGATTTCAGCCTGAATGCCGCCAATAGCATTACCGCCAACACCTTGCTCGAATTAGGCTTAGAGCGGATTACGCCGACCCACGATTTGAATGCGGCCCAAGTTGCGGCCTTGGCTGAGCAATTGGGTAGTGCAGCGGTTGAAGTGATCGCCTATCAACATTTGCCTGTATTTCATACCGAGCATTGCGTGTTTTGCCGTTTTCTCTCGAATGGCACAAGCTTCAAAGATTGCGGCCATCCCTGCGAGAAGCATCGGGTCGAGTTACGCGATCTGAATGGGCGGGCGCATCCAGTAATGGCCGATGTTGGCTGTCGCAATACGGTTTTTGGGGCTGAAGCTCAAACGGCTGTGGAGCATCTTGATGCCTGGCGAGCCGCTGGCATTGTGCATTATCGCTTGGAATTTGTGCACGAAACTGCTGAACAAGTAGAGGCAATTATTGCCGCCTTTGATCGCACGTTGCAAGGCCAGCAACCAAGCAGTGTTTTGGCCGAGCAATTGCGCAAGGCAGCGCCGCAGGGCATCACCCAAGGCAGCTTGTTTATTCCCAACGATTATCTGCGCGTACCGTTGATGCAGTAG
- the cmr4 gene encoding type III-B CRISPR module RAMP protein Cmr4 has translation MTTKLVFVHALSPLHAGTGQGAGVIDLPIAREKATNLPYLPGSSLKGPLRDSYDGARKDEIFGTASDNATGNAGYVQFSDLRLLCMPVRSLYGTFAWVTSPYILNRLAREIKNLFTENTPPSWIENPDVEQCLVVAGSALKSNLPKSEKHKDIYLEDLDFEYQADQAELVTQWADWLKERIFGDLPEWQPMFVERFCIVNDDVFSFLLNTTTEITARIRLNDETKTVADGQLWYEEALPAESILTGLMLIAPPASKTDVGDSIKTELPRLWQKPIQLGGKATVGRGICRVIVK, from the coding sequence ATGACCACCAAACTCGTTTTTGTGCATGCGCTTTCACCACTTCATGCTGGCACTGGCCAAGGCGCTGGAGTTATTGATTTGCCGATTGCCCGTGAAAAAGCCACCAACTTGCCCTATTTGCCTGGTTCATCGCTCAAAGGCCCGTTGCGCGATAGTTACGATGGTGCTCGTAAAGACGAAATCTTTGGAACTGCATCAGATAACGCTACTGGTAACGCTGGCTACGTTCAATTTTCTGATCTGCGCTTGTTGTGCATGCCGGTGCGCAGCTTGTATGGCACCTTCGCATGGGTTACCTCGCCCTACATTCTCAATCGCCTTGCCCGCGAAATCAAAAATCTTTTTACTGAAAACACCCCACCGAGCTGGATCGAAAACCCTGATGTCGAGCAATGCCTTGTCGTTGCCGGATCAGCACTTAAATCAAACTTGCCAAAATCAGAAAAGCACAAGGATATTTATTTAGAAGATTTAGATTTTGAATATCAAGCAGATCAAGCTGAGCTAGTGACCCAATGGGCTGATTGGCTCAAAGAGCGTATTTTTGGCGATTTACCAGAGTGGCAACCCATGTTTGTCGAGCGTTTCTGCATCGTCAATGATGATGTATTTAGTTTCCTTCTGAATACAACGACCGAAATAACTGCTCGGATTCGGCTCAACGATGAGACCAAAACAGTTGCCGATGGTCAACTTTGGTATGAAGAAGCCTTGCCTGCCGAATCGATTTTGACTGGCTTGATGTTGATTGCTCCGCCAGCCTCAAAAACAGACGTAGGAGACAGCATTAAGACTGAGCTACCACGCCTGTGGCAAAAACCAATTCAGCTTGGGGGCAAGGCCACCGTTGGGCGTGGCATTTGTCGCGTGATTGTGAAATAG
- a CDS encoding protein kinase: MFADLLPDGTILQGQHDQYRILGIIGRGGMGAVYRGERLSDGSTWAVKEMRPPAEAAPEEIAENRKLFDQEAQLLQTLDHPNLPKVVDSFEQAGRPTLVMEFVQGKTLEDKQREMNAPFFQRDVLNWGVQIARVLNYLHSQNPPIIFRDMKPPNVMLTPEGIIKLIDFGVARTYKTNKSKDTVAMGSAGYAPPEQYGKGQTDARADIYALGATLLHMLTNLPPVPLQTPKDGSLIKHNQSVTPEMEQVIIRSMAMDREKRFQTMASFEQALLAVDRGVIVPDKRDDPTMMSMPAPVFNNPNPNPAPAWGNPNPNPAPAWGNPSPPQYQQPMPQPVPQPAPSWAPPVQTPAWSPPPQANGPICDQCGRMNKPNARFCAGCGAAIKRAVPKLVITSPRAVWELALTHFPCRIGRRDPAQNHHPEIDLAEHDRGVASRRHAVIEQQGDHHLLIDLGSINGTSINGVPMTAYQPHHLRPGDRIRIGDVEMVFSIE; the protein is encoded by the coding sequence GTGTTTGCTGATTTGCTGCCTGATGGCACGATCCTTCAAGGACAACACGATCAATATCGGATTCTCGGCATCATCGGGCGCGGGGGCATGGGCGCGGTCTATCGTGGCGAGCGCCTCAGCGATGGCTCAACCTGGGCGGTTAAAGAGATGCGCCCACCAGCCGAGGCCGCTCCCGAGGAAATTGCCGAAAATCGCAAGCTCTTTGACCAAGAAGCGCAATTATTGCAAACGCTCGATCATCCCAACTTGCCCAAAGTGGTCGATTCATTTGAGCAGGCTGGTCGCCCCACGCTGGTGATGGAGTTTGTCCAAGGCAAAACGCTTGAAGATAAGCAGCGTGAAATGAACGCGCCATTTTTTCAACGTGATGTGCTGAATTGGGGCGTGCAGATTGCTCGTGTGCTTAATTATTTGCATAGCCAAAATCCCCCAATTATTTTTCGTGATATGAAGCCGCCGAATGTGATGCTCACGCCTGAAGGCATTATTAAGCTGATCGATTTTGGCGTGGCGCGAACCTACAAAACCAATAAAAGTAAAGATACCGTGGCTATGGGGTCGGCTGGCTATGCGCCACCTGAGCAATATGGCAAGGGCCAAACTGATGCGCGGGCTGATATTTATGCCTTGGGCGCAACCTTGCTGCATATGTTGACTAACCTGCCACCTGTGCCGCTGCAAACTCCCAAAGATGGCTCGCTGATCAAACATAATCAATCGGTTACCCCAGAGATGGAGCAGGTGATTATTCGGTCGATGGCAATGGATCGCGAGAAGCGCTTTCAGACCATGGCTTCGTTTGAGCAAGCATTGTTGGCGGTTGATCGTGGGGTGATTGTGCCCGATAAGCGCGATGATCCAACCATGATGTCGATGCCAGCACCAGTTTTCAATAATCCCAATCCAAACCCTGCGCCAGCCTGGGGTAATCCGAACCCAAACCCTGCGCCAGCTTGGGGCAATCCCAGTCCGCCACAATATCAACAGCCAATGCCGCAACCTGTGCCACAGCCAGCCCCATCGTGGGCACCGCCCGTCCAAACCCCAGCTTGGTCGCCGCCGCCCCAGGCTAATGGCCCAATTTGCGATCAATGTGGCCGCATGAATAAACCTAATGCGCGGTTTTGCGCTGGTTGTGGCGCGGCAATCAAACGGGCTGTGCCCAAGCTAGTGATTACTTCGCCCCGCGCTGTGTGGGAATTGGCATTAACCCACTTTCCTTGCCGAATTGGGCGGCGTGATCCGGCGCAAAATCATCATCCTGAGATCGATTTGGCTGAGCATGATCGGGGTGTGGCCTCGCGCCGCCATGCCGTGATCGAACAACAGGGTGATCATCATTTATTAATTGATTTGGGCAGCATCAATGGCACAAGCATCAATGGCGTGCCAATGACTGCCTATCAACCGCACCATCTGCGGCCTGGTGACCGGATTCGGATTGGTGATGTTGAAATGGTTTTTAGTATCGAGTAG
- a CDS encoding type III-B CRISPR module-associated protein Cmr3 produces MTTRRERSKQKQQAKRQNSSNIQLVEQTLLTPTIDQIAEPTIESDNSIQVEANSDQPTNAETTTQQAWLIEPRDPLIVRDGRPFNNTLGARAYTQSFPPPSVLAGVIRSQTAYATNMRLTLDNGKPNQPKLDLLKQIKIYGPLLFKLPNPNKEKNEPEFLCAAPADALLFEPEAKTEAQESDNQQSPATRPWLCRLMPIQVPEGFVCDFNELGLVGLVKADPRKPAKEQPQFWYWKHFLQWLQDPEGLINKTNPQASNPKTIAMGDLGIKGLPIDQRTHVQIDSESQSAEDGRLFQTRGLSFTQTNEQQLAEARRLALYVHADYRDITGLSIPQPSIAPLGGERRLAHWATTNHNLPACDQAILDAIVEANACRVILLTPAMFEHGYRPTWLCREVDGVQPTLAAIAIKRAQVISGWDLAARGAKPTRRLAPAGTVFFLSLVGEKPAIEAWVRNYWMRCISDADQDRRDGFGLAVLGVWDGTFAEIKGVTK; encoded by the coding sequence ATGACTACACGCCGAGAACGTTCTAAGCAAAAGCAACAAGCCAAAAGGCAAAACAGCAGCAATATCCAATTGGTTGAGCAAACATTGCTAACACCAACCATTGATCAAATAGCTGAACCAACAATTGAGTCGGATAATTCAATTCAAGTTGAGGCAAACTCAGATCAACCAACCAACGCTGAAACTACAACTCAGCAAGCGTGGCTGATCGAGCCGCGTGACCCGTTGATTGTGCGCGATGGCCGACCGTTTAACAATACACTAGGAGCACGCGCCTATACCCAGTCGTTTCCACCACCATCAGTTTTGGCTGGGGTTATTCGATCCCAAACCGCCTATGCAACAAATATGCGGCTTACCCTTGATAATGGTAAACCTAATCAACCTAAGCTTGATCTGCTTAAACAAATAAAAATTTATGGACCATTGCTATTCAAATTGCCCAATCCAAACAAAGAAAAAAATGAGCCTGAATTCCTATGTGCTGCACCTGCCGATGCACTGTTATTTGAGCCTGAGGCCAAAACCGAGGCCCAAGAATCCGACAATCAACAATCACCCGCAACTCGACCTTGGCTCTGCCGCTTGATGCCAATTCAGGTTCCTGAAGGGTTCGTCTGCGATTTTAATGAACTTGGCTTGGTTGGTTTAGTCAAAGCTGATCCACGTAAGCCAGCCAAAGAGCAACCGCAATTTTGGTATTGGAAGCATTTTCTGCAATGGTTGCAAGATCCTGAAGGATTGATCAATAAGACCAATCCTCAAGCCTCAAACCCCAAGACAATCGCCATGGGAGATTTGGGAATTAAAGGCTTACCAATTGATCAACGAACGCATGTACAGATTGATAGTGAGAGCCAAAGTGCTGAAGATGGCCGCTTATTTCAAACCCGTGGCCTAAGTTTTACCCAAACCAACGAGCAACAATTAGCAGAAGCGCGGCGTTTGGCATTATATGTGCACGCCGATTACCGCGATATAACTGGTTTAAGCATTCCACAGCCAAGCATTGCCCCCTTGGGCGGCGAACGCCGTTTGGCTCATTGGGCAACAACCAATCATAACTTACCAGCATGCGATCAAGCTATTCTCGACGCAATCGTAGAAGCCAACGCCTGTCGCGTAATTCTGCTCACCCCAGCGATGTTTGAACATGGCTATCGCCCAACTTGGCTTTGTCGCGAGGTTGATGGGGTGCAGCCAACACTTGCAGCAATCGCGATCAAGCGTGCTCAAGTTATTTCAGGCTGGGATTTAGCAGCACGTGGCGCTAAACCAACTCGCCGCCTAGCTCCTGCTGGCACAGTCTTTTTCCTCTCGCTAGTAGGCGAAAAACCTGCAATTGAAGCTTGGGTTCGCAACTATTGGATGCGTTGTATTAGCGATGCCGACCAAGATCGCCGCGATGGCTTTGGGTTAGCAGTGCTCGGAGTTTGGGATGGGACGTTCGCTGAAATTAAGGGGGTAACCAAATGA
- a CDS encoding alpha/beta hydrolase — protein sequence MKRKLWLGAGLSAAASALAGIAAYAAHRLSGPTAALKRETLFAFTPFETGVDWEEVRFDSVDGLQIRAWWLGRLESKRVVIGCHGHRGRKDELLGIGSGLWRAGMNVLIFDFRGRGESDDSICSLAYHEVGDLHGAIKYVESRLPEAQIGVIGYSMGAAVSLLGSANQPAVKAVVADSSFAEMANLVDFALANRRLPRRPLRALADHITAQRYGYRFEAVRPIEALIRYGQRPLLVIHCTGDTVIPVVDAYDLYAAAQGPKELWIVEDMPHCGAYFADRPAYVKRVAEFFERYL from the coding sequence ATGAAACGCAAATTATGGCTTGGGGCTGGCTTGAGTGCCGCCGCCAGTGCGCTTGCTGGCATTGCGGCCTATGCCGCCCATCGGTTAAGTGGCCCAACTGCCGCGCTCAAACGTGAAACGCTATTTGCTTTCACGCCATTTGAAACCGGGGTCGATTGGGAAGAAGTTCGGTTTGATTCGGTCGATGGCTTACAAATTCGTGCTTGGTGGCTTGGCCGACTTGAAAGCAAGCGGGTTGTGATTGGCTGCCATGGCCATCGGGGCCGCAAAGACGAGTTGCTCGGCATTGGTTCAGGCTTGTGGCGAGCAGGCATGAATGTATTGATTTTCGATTTTCGCGGGCGTGGCGAGAGCGATGATTCGATCTGTTCGCTGGCCTATCACGAGGTTGGCGATTTGCATGGCGCGATCAAGTATGTTGAATCACGCTTGCCTGAAGCGCAAATTGGGGTAATTGGCTATTCGATGGGTGCAGCGGTTAGCCTGTTGGGCAGCGCCAATCAGCCAGCGGTTAAGGCGGTCGTTGCTGATAGTAGCTTTGCCGAAATGGCCAATTTGGTTGATTTTGCTTTGGCTAATCGGCGTTTGCCGCGTCGCCCATTGCGAGCTTTAGCCGACCACATTACTGCTCAACGTTATGGCTATCGCTTTGAGGCCGTGCGGCCAATCGAGGCCTTGATTCGCTATGGGCAACGGCCATTGCTGGTCATTCATTGCACAGGTGATACGGTGATTCCCGTGGTTGATGCCTACGATTTGTATGCCGCCGCCCAAGGCCCGAAAGAACTGTGGATTGTTGAAGACATGCCACATTGCGGAGCGTATTTCGCTGATCGCCCAGCCTATGTCAAACGAGTCGCCGAGTTTTTCGAGCGCTATTTGTAA